One genomic region from Thermoleptolyngbya sichuanensis A183 encodes:
- a CDS encoding DMT family transporter, with protein sequence MQNASSRPTGWLVWLILTIGILSVSTAALFIRLALQAAGAEGAGFSLFLAATRLLMAALILLPAWRGFPVEALRRDSAEKSTSNPSSTGNPGKEGKTVWRSLLYSAGAGVFLALHFAAWITSLSYTSIAASTTLVTTNPVWVALLSWIWFKEKPSGLTSLGIAIALVGSLLIGLGSSTGSAAGSDPLLGNGLALVGSWAVSFYFLLGREAQRKGLGIGHHAALAYSVAALVLLPLPLLAGQGYMGYPPAVYGYTLLMALFPQAIGHTSLNWAVRWVSPTLVTLTILAEPVGSSILGFLVFQENPGRSVLLGAAVILLGVAIAAVGNAPKPSAP encoded by the coding sequence TTGCAAAACGCTTCTTCTCGACCGACTGGCTGGCTTGTCTGGTTGATTCTCACGATTGGAATTCTTTCGGTGTCCACGGCAGCGCTGTTTATTCGGCTGGCGCTGCAAGCGGCAGGTGCAGAGGGTGCGGGGTTTAGCCTGTTTTTGGCGGCGACGCGGCTGTTGATGGCGGCGCTGATTTTGCTACCGGCGTGGCGTGGGTTTCCAGTGGAGGCGCTGCGACGAGATAGCGCTGAGAAATCTACTAGCAACCCTAGCAGCACGGGCAACCCTGGTAAGGAGGGCAAAACCGTATGGCGATCGCTCTTGTATTCCGCCGGAGCAGGCGTGTTTCTGGCGCTGCATTTTGCCGCCTGGATTACGTCGCTGTCCTACACGTCGATTGCGGCCTCGACGACGCTCGTAACCACGAATCCGGTGTGGGTAGCGCTGCTGTCGTGGATCTGGTTCAAGGAAAAGCCTTCTGGACTAACCAGTCTGGGCATTGCGATCGCCCTCGTAGGCAGTCTCTTGATCGGGCTAGGAAGCAGCACAGGTAGCGCGGCGGGTAGCGATCCGCTGCTGGGCAATGGGCTGGCGCTGGTGGGGTCTTGGGCCGTGAGCTTCTATTTCTTGCTGGGGCGCGAGGCGCAGCGCAAAGGGTTGGGCATTGGGCATCACGCAGCCCTGGCCTACAGCGTGGCGGCGCTGGTGCTGCTGCCGCTGCCGCTGCTGGCAGGTCAGGGATACATGGGCTACCCGCCTGCGGTGTATGGCTACACGCTGCTGATGGCGCTGTTTCCTCAGGCAATCGGGCATACCAGCCTCAACTGGGCAGTCCGCTGGGTGTCGCCGACGCTGGTGACACTAACGATTCTGGCAGAACCCGTTGGTTCTAGCATTTTGGGATTTCTAGTCTTTCAGGAAAACCCAGGGCGCTCCGTGCTGCTGGGGGCAGCGGTGATTTTGCTGGGGGTGGCGATCGCCGCTGTGGGCAATGCTCCCAAACCATCTGCCCCCTAG
- a CDS encoding pentapeptide repeat-containing protein, translating to MRWNTRIAAGLGMAIALLIGTILGWSMPAYAQAAKYAPPPSYSNAELRKHDFLGQELRSAEFSNANLDQANFTGANVRGGVFSASVLTDAILHGADLSNAMLDQVKFKGADLSDAVLTETILLRSTFQDVNITGADFTDAILDGAQVKELCKIADGVNPTTGVETRYSLGCRD from the coding sequence ATGCGCTGGAACACTCGAATCGCAGCAGGACTGGGAATGGCGATCGCCCTCTTGATCGGCACCATTTTGGGCTGGAGTATGCCTGCCTATGCCCAGGCTGCAAAATATGCGCCGCCACCGTCCTATAGCAATGCGGAACTGCGGAAACACGATTTTTTAGGACAGGAACTCCGTTCCGCCGAGTTTTCCAACGCCAATCTCGATCAGGCAAATTTTACGGGTGCAAATGTGCGCGGTGGCGTGTTCAGCGCGTCGGTTCTTACGGATGCAATTTTGCATGGCGCAGACTTGAGCAATGCTATGCTCGATCAGGTGAAATTTAAAGGTGCCGATCTGAGCGATGCAGTGTTGACAGAAACGATCCTTTTGCGTTCCACCTTTCAGGATGTCAATATCACGGGCGCTGATTTTACCGATGCCATTTTGGATGGCGCTCAGGTGAAAGAACTGTGCAAAATTGCCGACGGGGTGAACCCTACAACGGGCGTGGAAACGCGATACTCGCTGGGGTGTCGAGATTAG
- a CDS encoding late competence development ComFB family protein codes for MNIYQNAMESLVEQEVDRQLKALPPKVASCINRLELIAYALNQLPALYATSEQGLQHQIRRGMATHGAQVAQAVQRAIAAIRRDPLRSYRPLRAKQSPMLQDVLCQLRRVLKNERLSWETLPIAVEEALTAPQGRFAPGAYRAASRETVTASVSAHAPAPIPDSAPSSVGASSYAAHRLHVRPERSLSPFPDPAGVSVPPAAPSAPPPQMPPRQSGRPAVRPASPPAPQPTNRFQGGRPAVQQRPTQPPARQSEQRSENIEPPSGWDSCFFR; via the coding sequence ATGAACATTTACCAAAACGCAATGGAGTCGCTGGTCGAGCAGGAGGTCGATCGTCAGCTCAAAGCTTTGCCGCCCAAGGTTGCCTCTTGTATCAATCGGCTGGAGCTGATCGCCTATGCGCTGAACCAACTGCCCGCCCTCTACGCTACATCTGAGCAAGGATTGCAGCATCAGATTCGTCGGGGCATGGCAACCCACGGCGCACAGGTTGCTCAGGCGGTGCAACGGGCGATCGCCGCGATTCGTCGTGATCCGTTGCGCTCCTATCGGCCGCTCCGGGCCAAGCAGTCCCCCATGCTGCAAGACGTACTCTGCCAACTGCGGCGCGTTCTGAAAAACGAGCGGCTCAGTTGGGAAACGCTGCCGATTGCTGTGGAGGAAGCGTTGACTGCACCGCAGGGCCGGTTTGCGCCCGGTGCGTATCGCGCTGCCTCCAGGGAAACTGTGACGGCTAGTGTTTCGGCCCATGCTCCAGCCCCTATTCCAGACAGCGCTCCGTCTTCGGTTGGAGCCAGCAGCTACGCTGCTCATCGTCTGCACGTTAGACCAGAGCGATCGCTCTCTCCATTTCCCGATCCCGCTGGAGTCTCTGTGCCACCCGCTGCGCCTTCGGCCCCGCCACCGCAAATGCCGCCCCGGCAGTCTGGCCGACCGGCCGTTCGTCCTGCTAGCCCGCCTGCTCCCCAGCCGACCAATCGCTTCCAAGGCGGCCGTCCGGCAGTCCAGCAGCGCCCGACACAGCCGCCTGCCCGTCAGTCAGAGCAGCGGTCTGAGAATATCGAACCGCCTTCGGGATGGGATAGCTGCTTTTTCCGCTAG
- a CDS encoding cytochrome b/b6 domain-containing protein — translation MPARPYQPLLLRILHGVTGASAIAAILTAAWTFDTYDARWIDLPLPHWPDIEGIHGTFGLYALLAFPLLVLYAFRQGDRRLAQLDSLTTLTRMSPARPGWWYALHRCTNTVMLLAMTFALFSGKMMDSGWLPRGETHHAWYLTHLVSWVVLVLALGLHLLMSAKVGGQLLLLSMLDWRFRAKDHPRHWPGHIAQTWQQRQFSTLRGWLAWVHSVRLLEALILVAIALSWIIPIFKH, via the coding sequence ATGCCTGCCCGTCCTTATCAACCCCTGCTGCTCCGCATTTTGCACGGCGTGACCGGAGCTTCGGCGATCGCCGCCATCCTCACCGCCGCCTGGACGTTCGACACCTACGATGCCCGGTGGATCGACCTGCCCCTGCCGCACTGGCCCGACATTGAAGGCATTCACGGCACCTTTGGGCTATATGCACTGCTGGCGTTTCCGCTGCTGGTGCTGTATGCCTTTCGTCAGGGCGATCGCCGCCTGGCCCAGCTCGATTCGCTGACCACGCTGACTCGCATGTCTCCAGCGCGACCCGGGTGGTGGTACGCGCTGCATCGCTGCACGAATACCGTTATGCTGCTGGCGATGACGTTTGCGCTGTTTTCCGGCAAAATGATGGACTCTGGCTGGCTACCACGCGGCGAAACACACCACGCCTGGTATTTGACGCATCTGGTGTCTTGGGTGGTGCTGGTGCTTGCTTTGGGGCTGCATTTGCTGATGTCGGCTAAGGTCGGCGGGCAACTGCTGCTGCTGTCGATGCTGGACTGGCGATTTCGAGCAAAAGATCACCCCCGACACTGGCCAGGGCACATTGCCCAGACCTGGCAGCAGCGTCAGTTCAGTACGCTGCGCGGCTGGCTAGCCTGGGTCCACAGCGTCAGGCTCCTGGAAGCGCTGATTCTAGTGGCGATCGCCCTGTCCTGGATCATTCCAATCTTCAAGCACTAA
- a CDS encoding IS110 family RNA-guided transposase: MERTFVAYIGIDWSDRKHDICLYDPESAQREYSVIGAQPQEIANWVATLQQRYGNSPIAICLEQKRGPLIYALCQYDNLVLFPINPRTVSNYRRAFQPSRAKSDPVDAQILIELLLKHPDKIPPWQAASCELRALRQWSESRRMLVGEKVRLTNRITAALKNFYPQVLEWFEDKDTQVFCDFITQYPDLHSAQAVSAEELTLFFQSHRVIRRSAIERRIHQIQTAGIPLTEDPGIVEPMQWLVQTLVIQLKALLHRLDELNQTIEQLFQSLPDAAFFDALPGAGPHLAPRLLIAFGDDRSRFGSAQAFMSYIGIAPVKEESGKKRWTHWRWSCPKFLRQSFVEWADQSRRHSSWANAFYQQQRRSGKSHPKAIRALAYKWGRILWRCWQDRVPYDEDRYLAALQRKRSPLAAMLVQSPLEGMTSAGGECGNSRVQVTLKDT, translated from the coding sequence ATGGAAAGAACCTTTGTCGCCTACATCGGCATTGACTGGTCAGATCGCAAACACGACATCTGTCTGTACGACCCCGAGAGCGCACAGCGAGAATACAGCGTGATTGGCGCTCAACCGCAAGAGATTGCCAACTGGGTTGCGACCTTGCAACAGCGATACGGCAACAGCCCAATTGCCATCTGCCTGGAGCAAAAGCGAGGACCCCTGATTTACGCGCTGTGCCAGTACGACAACCTAGTGCTGTTTCCCATCAATCCGCGCACGGTTTCTAACTATCGACGAGCCTTTCAGCCCTCACGAGCAAAATCAGACCCCGTAGATGCCCAGATTTTGATTGAGCTGCTGCTCAAGCACCCAGACAAGATCCCCCCGTGGCAAGCCGCATCTTGTGAACTGCGAGCGTTGCGGCAGTGGAGTGAATCCCGCCGCATGCTGGTGGGAGAGAAGGTACGACTGACCAATCGCATCACCGCTGCTTTGAAGAACTTTTATCCTCAAGTGCTGGAGTGGTTTGAGGATAAAGATACTCAAGTGTTTTGTGACTTTATCACTCAATACCCTGACCTCCACTCTGCCCAAGCGGTTTCGGCTGAGGAATTGACTCTGTTCTTCCAGTCTCATCGAGTCATCCGCCGGAGCGCCATTGAGCGGCGCATTCACCAAATCCAAACCGCTGGCATCCCCCTGACAGAAGACCCAGGGATTGTTGAACCGATGCAATGGCTGGTGCAAACGCTGGTGATTCAGCTCAAGGCGCTGTTGCATCGACTCGATGAGTTAAATCAAACGATTGAGCAATTGTTTCAGTCTTTGCCAGATGCGGCGTTTTTCGATGCTTTACCCGGAGCAGGACCCCATCTTGCGCCCCGGCTACTGATTGCGTTTGGCGATGACCGCAGTCGCTTCGGCAGCGCCCAGGCGTTTATGAGCTATATCGGCATTGCACCCGTCAAAGAGGAGAGTGGCAAGAAACGTTGGACGCATTGGCGCTGGAGTTGTCCAAAGTTCTTGCGGCAGTCCTTTGTAGAGTGGGCTGACCAGTCGCGGCGGCACTCATCGTGGGCCAATGCGTTCTATCAGCAGCAGCGGCGATCCGGCAAAAGTCATCCCAAAGCGATTCGCGCTCTGGCGTATAAGTGGGGACGGATTCTCTGGCGCTGCTGGCAAGACCGAGTGCCCTATGACGAAGACCGCTATCTGGCGGCGCTCCAGCGGAAGAGGTCGCCGCTAGCGGCGATGCTAGTCCAAAGTCCGCTTGAGGGGATGACGAGTGCAGGAGGTGAGTGCGGTAATTCTAGGGTTCAAGTTACGCTAAAAGACACATGA
- a CDS encoding transposase: MLADRGFANHDLLEWLSQSRWHYCLRLPSDVVVQGPRRHPVKVGYLWPPKGEARLYEGVGIWSEGRWRCNLVLAHVKGVEEPWAVITDESPSLNTLWQYALRFRVEELFLDSKSGVFELEASGIRSAPALERLYLVAAIAILDGTTQGMAVQLDGLRCQVDPHWRRGISYLNIGLRWLKGAVNKGRTLLQLIALFTVDPEPCFASKKAEAHYYDRIWFSRIQSLCCQPTPGQSA, encoded by the coding sequence ATGTTAGCCGACCGCGGGTTTGCTAACCATGACCTGCTGGAGTGGCTAAGCCAAAGTCGCTGGCACTATTGTTTACGCTTGCCCAGTGACGTAGTGGTGCAGGGTCCGCGCCGTCATCCTGTTAAGGTAGGCTATCTGTGGCCTCCCAAAGGTGAAGCTCGACTCTATGAAGGGGTGGGAATCTGGAGCGAGGGGCGCTGGCGCTGCAATTTGGTGCTGGCTCATGTCAAAGGCGTCGAGGAACCCTGGGCGGTCATCACTGATGAGTCTCCCTCCCTCAATACCCTGTGGCAATATGCTCTCCGCTTTCGAGTCGAGGAGCTTTTCCTCGATTCTAAATCTGGTGTCTTTGAGTTAGAAGCTTCCGGCATCCGCTCCGCTCCGGCTCTCGAACGCCTCTATCTGGTCGCGGCGATCGCTATCCTTGATGGCACGACCCAGGGCATGGCGGTGCAACTCGATGGGCTACGCTGCCAGGTTGACCCGCACTGGAGGCGAGGGATTAGCTATCTCAACATAGGTTTGCGCTGGCTCAAGGGTGCCGTCAATAAAGGGCGAACACTGCTTCAGCTGATTGCCCTATTTACCGTTGACCCTGAACCCTGTTTTGCCTCTAAAAAAGCTGAAGCCCACTATTATGACCGCATTTGGTTTTCTAGAATTCAATCCTTGTGCTGCCAGCCGACACCCGGGCAGTCCGCATAA